The proteins below come from a single Streptomyces sp. B3I8 genomic window:
- a CDS encoding YlxR family protein: protein MSGRTHVRACPERTCVGCRERAAKIELLRTVAVEGECVPDPRGTLPGRGAYVHPAPACLDLAVRRRVLPRALRVPGPLDTMALRRYVEQADSC, encoded by the coding sequence GTGTCTGGCCGGACGCACGTCCGCGCATGCCCTGAGCGCACCTGTGTGGGGTGCCGGGAGCGAGCGGCCAAGATCGAACTGCTGCGCACCGTGGCGGTCGAGGGCGAATGCGTCCCCGATCCGCGCGGTACGCTGCCCGGCCGGGGCGCATACGTGCATCCCGCACCGGCCTGTCTCGATCTGGCGGTCCGCCGCCGGGTCCTCCCGCGGGCGCTACGCGTCCCGGGGCCGCTCGACACAATGGCGTTGCGCCGATACGTCGAGCAGGCGGACAGTTGCTGA